The DNA sequence ACACGAGGAGCGCGGAACCCGCCGCGAGCGGTGCGAGCACGAGCCCCGTGATGGCCGCGCGTTTGGCGCGTCGGTAGGTCTGGAACTTCATCGAATCCCCCTTCGAGACCGGTTCGCCGTGACTCTTCGCGTCGGAGGCGGTCCGGCACCAACTTGAGGGGGAATCGGCGAAGCTGCCGCTCAGCGTGTGTCTGAGCGTCTCCAACCGCGTGGGGTGGGCTGGTCCGGTCGATGAATCCGCGGCGCGATTCGCGGCGGATGACCGAATCGTCGGCTGCGTCGTGTGATGCAACGTCGAAGTTGGAGCTCGGCGGAGGTGGCAGGAATCGAACCCACCGGACGGGGATCGCCCGTCCCACTCGTGTTGAAGACGAGGGAGGCCACCAGACCTCGTTCACCTCCGGGCGGGACGCTATCGGGCCCGCGGCCCTGCGGTTTTGCGGGTCGCGACGCTCCGGTACAGTTCCGCCGACTGTTCGACCCTTGGAGGTTTCGGTGAAGAAGCTGCTGATGCTGCTGGTGCTCGTTGCGCTCGGTGCCGCGGTTGCCCGCAAGGTGCGCGCCGCCTAGTTCCAAAACGCTGTCGGTGGCGGCCCGGTCTCTCCCGGGTCGCGCCGCACACATGGTGCGGGCTCCGTCGCGGATGCGACGGTTCAGCGCGCGGTCGAAAGCCGTCGCCGCCACATCATGTAGAGCACGACCCCGGTTCCGAACGCGGCCGCAGCGCTGCCGGCCGCGAGCGTGGGCCCGGTCGCGGGAACGGCGACGCGATCACGCAACCGCACGGGACGCACGAAGCGCCGCACCTCCCATTCGCGTTCCAGCGCAACACGCGCGAGGTCGCGGTCGGGGTTCACGACGACGGGATGTCCGACCGCCTCGAGCATCGGAACGTCGGTGATCGAGTCGGAGTACGCGTAGGACGCGGCGAGATCGATGCCTTCGAGGACCGCCTTCTCGCGTATGGCGATCGCCTTGTTCTCGCCGTACGCGTAGAACTCGAGCTCGCCCGTGTAGCGACCGTCGTCGTCGATCTGCGCGCGCGTCGCGATCGCATCGTCGACGCCGAGGTACTCGGCGAGCGGCGCGACGACTTCGAGCGGCGACGACGAGATGATCACCGTGCGGCGTCCGGCCTCGTTGTGCTCGCGGATCAGATCGAGGGCTTCCGCGTAGATGATCGGCTGGATCGTCGCCTCCAGCGTCTCGCGCACGATGTCGGCGACGTGATGCTGATCCCAACCCTTCGTGAGCCGCAGCATCGACTCACGCACCTTCTCCATCTTCGCCTCGTCGGCACCGACGAGCATGTAGACGATCTGCGCGTACATCGAGCGCGCGATCGCGGAGCGACTGATCAGCCCTTCGCGATAGAGCGGCCGGCCGAACGCGAGCACGGAGCTCTTCGCGATGATCGTCTTGTCGAGGTCGAAGAACGCCGCCTCCATCGTGTCCAGCGTACGGCTCGACAGTGATGATCGGTAGCCGTCGCGATCGATGCTCGATGCAACCGACCGTTGACCCGTGCTGTGGTTCACCGTAGGTTCGCATCCTTCCCCCGCACTTCCCGACGTCATGTTCGGCGCGCCCGGTCGTTTGTCCGCGTACCTGGTGCCCAGGCTCGGGAAGGTTCACATGCTGTTGTCGCTGTGGTCACCGAAGGGTGGCTCCGGTACGTCGGTCTTCGCCGCCGCGTGCGCGGTCGTGCTCGCCACGCACCGTCCCACCCGGCTCGTCGATCTCGCGGGAGACCAGCCCGCGACGCTCGGATTGGCGCTGTACGGACAGTCTGCGACGCGCGGCGTGCATGACTGGCTCGCGGCGGGTCCCGCGGCGCCGGCCGACGCGTTGGCGCGCCTCGCGGTCGACGCGGGTCCGGGCTTGCAGCTCGTGCCGGCCGGTTCGGTTGCGCCGCGCGGACTCGTCGGCGGCGAGTCGGGCGCGGCGCTCGGGATGGTGCTGCGCGAGTGGGGCGCGGTCGTCGCCGACTGTGGTCGTGCGGACGACGCGGCGACGCGCGCACTCGTCGAGGTCTCCGATTGCTCGGTCGTCGTCGTGCGCTCGTGCTATCTCGCGTTGCGCCGCGCTGCGGCCGACGACCTCGTGCAGCAGGCGACGGGTCTCGTCGTGCTCTCGGAGAGCGGGCGCATGCTCGGCCCGCGCGAGATCTCCGACGTGCTCGGAGCGCCGGTGCTCGCGACCGTGCCCGTGCGCGCCGCGATCGCGCGCGTGATCGACGCGGGAGTGCTGGCGTCGCGCCTTCCGGATCAACTCGCGCGTCCGGCGCGCGGACTGCTCGAGCGTTTGGGTGTCACACGGTCGCGCGATACTGCGGCCTGACGGGTTGACCGTTCGGCGGTCCCGTCGTACGTTCTCGCTTCCCCCGCACTTTCCCGATCGGTTCTGCGCGTGCCTGCGCGCTCGAACGCATTCGGAGGTGTGCGGTGGTCGTAGCGGAGTGGCCTACGGACGCGACGGACGACGGCGCGGTTCGGCGCGCGGTGTTGCGCCGCCTGCACGCCGACCCACCGACGGCGTCGGGCGGACGCGCGGCGTTGCGCGGCCATCTCGCGCGGCTCCTGCGCGACGAGGCGCCGCTCGCCGACGTCGATCGGGCCGATCGGCTGCTCGACGAGCTCGTGCACGAAGCCGACGGACTCGGTCCGCTCGACGCGTTGCTGGAGGATCCCGACATCTCCGAGATCATGCTGAACGGTCCCGGACGCGCGTACGTCGAGCGCGCGGGCCGGCTCGTCGAGATCGATCTCGGCCTCGATGCCGACGCGATCGCGCGCCTTGGCGAGCGCATCGTGCTGCCGCTCGGCCTCCGCCTCGACCGATCGTCGCCGATCGCGGACGCTCGGCTCGCCGACGGATCGCGCGTGCACGCGGTCCTGCCGCCGCTCGCACCCGACGGGCCGTACCTCACGATCCGCCGATTCGCGACGCGTCCGGTGCCGATCGACGGTTTCGACGTCGGCGGCGAAGCGGGCGCGTTCCTCGAGGCCGCGGTGCGATCGGGTCGCAACGTGCTGGTCGCGGGAGGCACGAGCACCGGGAAGACGACGCTGCTCAACGCGCTGTCGGGCGTGATCGACGCGGGGGAGCGGATCGTCACGATCGAGGAGACGGCGGAGCTGCGATTGCGGCAACCCCACGTCGTTCGGCTCGAGGCACGACCGGCGAACGCCGAGGGTGCCGGCGCGGTCGGAGTGCGCGAGCTCGTGCGCTGCGCGCTCCGGATGCGACCGGACCGCATCATCGTCGGCGAAGTGCGCGGCGGCGAGGCGCTCGACATGCTGCAGGCGCTCAACACCGGACACGACGGCTCGCTCTCGACGGTGCACGCGAACGGAACGCGTGACGCGTTGCGCCGGCTCGAGACGCTGGCGCTCTTCGCCGGGATCGCGCTGCCGTTGCCGGCGGTGCGCAGCCAGATCGCCTCCGCGATCGACCTGATCGTGTTCGTCCGGCGCGGCGCCGATGGCGCGCGCCGGGTGGACGTGATCGCGGAGGTCGTGCCGGCCGGTGTCGACGTCGAACCGGAAGCGCGGACGTTGTTCGAGCGACGTGGCGCCGCGCTCGTGGCGCTCGCGGTGCCGCAGCGTCCGGGGCGACGCGCGACGCACGAAGGGCCGTCGTCGTGAACGTCACCGCGCCGGCGTTCGCGGCGCTCTCGACGCTGTGGCTCGCTCGCCGCGCCCGTCGCGCCGATGTGGTCGATCGAGCGCGGGCGTTGCGGGCGACGGGTTCGCGCCTGCCGGCGCGGCTGCGCGAGGTGCTCGACGGCGCGCTGCGGGCCGCCGACGTCGAGCTCGACGCGCCGGCCGCGCTCCAGCTCTGGCTGCTGGGCATCGTCGCGGCGGGCTGTCTCGCCGCAGGCCTCGACATTGCGCTCGCGCCGATCGCGATGGTCGCCGTGCTCGTCGGCGCGCCGGTCTCGCTGTACGGCGCGCGTCATCGCGGTGAGCGCCGCGCCGCCGACGAGCTGCCGGTCGTGCTCGAGCTCGTCGCGAGCGAGCTGCGTACAGGGGGCACGGTCGGGGACTCGCTCGCTTCGGTCACCGGGCGGCCCGTCGGTGGTCGGCGGCTCGCGCTGGCGCCGGACGTCGAACGAGTGGTGCGTCGATGCGAGCTCGGCGCGCCGGTCGACGAAGCGCTCGCGGCCTGGGCGGCGGAACGCGCCGATGCGGGTGTTCGCAGCGCGGCGGGCGCGCTCGCGGTCGCGGCAACCACCGGTGGTCGTGCCGCCGCCGCGCTCGACGGGCTCGCGGCATCGCTGCGCGATCGACGCGAGATCGCGGCCGAAGCGCGCGCGTTGTCCGCGCAGGCCCGGCTCTCGGCCGTCGTCGTGGGTTGCCTCCCGATCGGCTACCTCGTCGGTTGCGCGCTGCTCGACCCTCGGCAGGTGCGCGTGCTGCTGCACACGGGATTCGGCGCGCTGTGCCTCGTCATCGGTCTCGTTCTCGAGACGCTCGCCGTCGTCTGGATCCGCTTCATCCTGCGGGAGGAAGCCTGATGGCGCTCACGTACGCGTCTGCGATCGTGTGGGGCGCCCTCGTGCTCGCCGCGGGTTGGCGCGTCGCGGCGCGCGCGACGGCGGCCGATCGTGCGCGCGCGCTGCGCGGCGAACGCGTGCAGGAATCGCACGTTGCCATTCTCGAACGCGCGCTGGCGCGGCTCGGCGTCGTCGGACGGGTGCTGCTCGGTGTGCGCCGGCGACGCGCGGCCGCGCAGCGGGACCGTCGCCTCGCGCGTGAGCTTCCGGCCGCGGTCGACCTCCTCGCGGTCGCGATGAGCTCGGGCGCGACGCCGTTCGGCGCGGTCGAAGCGGTCGCGCGGTGGTCGCCGCCGACGGTCGCGGCGACGTTCGACGCGGTCGTCGTCGCGTGCGGGCTCGGCGCGTCGTTCGAGTACGCGATGAGCGACGCGGCGCGGCGTGACCTACGACTCGGCCCCCTCGTCACGGTGCTCGCGGGCGGCGCGCGCCTCGGCGCGGCCGTGAACGATTCGCTCGCCCGGCTCGCGGCCGAGGCGCGCCGCGACCTGCGCCGGCGCGCCGAGGCGCGCGCTCGGACGGTGCCGGTGCGCCTGCTCTTCCCCCTCGTCTTCCTCGTGCTCCCCGCGTTCGGGTTGCTCACCGTGGTGCCGGCGGTGGTCGCGGGCTTCCACGGCGTCTGAGCACCCCGCGCGCATTCCTGTGAACCGCGGCGTTCCACGCCGCATTGGAGGTGCATCGTGCTCGATCGGTTTCTCTCGTTCTTCCTGCGTGTTTTCGTCGATCCCCCCGGCGAGGAAGGGCAATCGACGGCGGAGTACGCGCTCGTGATCGTGGCCGCGGCCGCGATCGTCGGGCTGCTGCTCAGCTGGATCACGAAGTCCAACGGCATCGGCTCGATCTTCAACGCGGTGATCGGCCGGGTCATGAAGTGGATCACGTGAGCGCCGGACTCCGGCTTCGGGACGCGCGTGGAGGCGCGCGTCCCGAATCCGGTCAGGCGGCGGTGGAGCTTGCGCTCGCGCTGCCGGCGATCGTTGTGTTGCTGCTCGCGATCGTGCAGTTCGCGTTGGTGGCGCGCGACGAGCTGCTCGTCGTGCACGCGGCGCGCGAGGCCGCGCGTGCGGCGAGCGTCGGCGGCTCGGGTTCCGACGCGGCCGCGCGAGTGCTGCGGGGCGCGCAGGTCGTCATCGACGGGGGCGGACGTGTCGGTGATCCGGTGGTGGCGACCGTCGGCTTTCGCGCGGTGACCGATCTGCCGCTCGTCGGACCGTTGATTCCGGACCCGTGGCTGCACGCGCGGGTGACGATGCGAGCAGAGGAGCCACGGTGAACCGGGCGCGGTCGCAACGGGGCTCCGTCGCGATCCTCGTGTGTGGACTCATCGCGTTGGCGACGGTGCTCGCGGTCGCGGTCGTCCTCGTCGGCGGCGCGGTCGTGCTCGCGGGGCGCGCGGAGGCCGCGGCCGACGCGGCAGCGCTCGCCGGAGCCGACTCGGTCGCCCTCGGCACGCGGTCGCTGGCGTGCGCCGCCGCGAGCCTCGTGGCGGAGAGCAACGAGGCGCATCTCGTCGACTGCGACGTGAGCCACGACTCGGTCGAGGTCGTCGTCCAGCTCACCGGCGACGGTCCGCTCGCGCTCGGTCGAACGGTGCGGGCGCGCTCGCGCGCCGAGATCAGCGACCGGCCAGCAGTCGGAGGAGGGTGATCGCGCCGTGCTTGTCGAGATACTCGTTCCAGTTGCCGCACTTCGGCGACTGCACGCACGACGGGCAGCCGTCGTCGCACGCACACGCGGCGACGAGGTCGAGCGTTGCGTGCACGAGCCGGTCGGCGTCGGCGAACGCGAGCTCCGCGATGCC is a window from the Acidimicrobiia bacterium genome containing:
- a CDS encoding type II secretion system F family protein — encoded protein: MNVTAPAFAALSTLWLARRARRADVVDRARALRATGSRLPARLREVLDGALRAADVELDAPAALQLWLLGIVAAGCLAAGLDIALAPIAMVAVLVGAPVSLYGARHRGERRAADELPVVLELVASELRTGGTVGDSLASVTGRPVGGRRLALAPDVERVVRRCELGAPVDEALAAWAAERADAGVRSAAGALAVAATTGGRAAAALDGLAASLRDRREIAAEARALSAQARLSAVVVGCLPIGYLVGCALLDPRQVRVLLHTGFGALCLVIGLVLETLAVVWIRFILREEA
- a CDS encoding type II secretion system F family protein, giving the protein MALTYASAIVWGALVLAAGWRVAARATAADRARALRGERVQESHVAILERALARLGVVGRVLLGVRRRRAAAQRDRRLARELPAAVDLLAVAMSSGATPFGAVEAVARWSPPTVAATFDAVVVACGLGASFEYAMSDAARRDLRLGPLVTVLAGGARLGAAVNDSLARLAAEARRDLRRRAEARARTVPVRLLFPLVFLVLPAFGLLTVVPAVVAGFHGV
- a CDS encoding CpaF family protein yields the protein MVVAEWPTDATDDGAVRRAVLRRLHADPPTASGGRAALRGHLARLLRDEAPLADVDRADRLLDELVHEADGLGPLDALLEDPDISEIMLNGPGRAYVERAGRLVEIDLGLDADAIARLGERIVLPLGLRLDRSSPIADARLADGSRVHAVLPPLAPDGPYLTIRRFATRPVPIDGFDVGGEAGAFLEAAVRSGRNVLVAGGTSTGKTTLLNALSGVIDAGERIVTIEETAELRLRQPHVVRLEARPANAEGAGAVGVRELVRCALRMRPDRIIVGEVRGGEALDMLQALNTGHDGSLSTVHANGTRDALRRLETLALFAGIALPLPAVRSQIASAIDLIVFVRRGADGARRVDVIAEVVPAGVDVEPEARTLFERRGAALVALAVPQRPGRRATHEGPSS
- a CDS encoding DUF4244 domain-containing protein, whose translation is MLDRFLSFFLRVFVDPPGEEGQSTAEYALVIVAAAAIVGLLLSWITKSNGIGSIFNAVIGRVMKWIT
- a CDS encoding TadE/TadG family type IV pilus assembly protein; amino-acid sequence: MELALALPAIVVLLLAIVQFALVARDELLVVHAAREAARAASVGGSGSDAAARVLRGAQVVIDGGGRVGDPVVATVGFRAVTDLPLVGPLIPDPWLHARVTMRAEEPR
- a CDS encoding Rv3654c family TadE-like protein — protein: MNRARSQRGSVAILVCGLIALATVLAVAVVLVGGAVVLAGRAEAAADAAALAGADSVALGTRSLACAAASLVAESNEAHLVDCDVSHDSVEVVVQLTGDGPLALGRTVRARSRAEISDRPAVGGG
- a CDS encoding HAD-IB family hydrolase, giving the protein MEAAFFDLDKTIIAKSSVLAFGRPLYREGLISRSAIARSMYAQIVYMLVGADEAKMEKVRESMLRLTKGWDQHHVADIVRETLEATIQPIIYAEALDLIREHNEAGRRTVIISSSPLEVVAPLAEYLGVDDAIATRAQIDDDGRYTGELEFYAYGENKAIAIREKAVLEGIDLAASYAYSDSITDVPMLEAVGHPVVVNPDRDLARVALEREWEVRRFVRPVRLRDRVAVPATGPTLAAGSAAAAFGTGVVLYMMWRRRLSTAR